The segment GTATGGTAAATTGCCCATCACTCAAACTGCGCAGGATGTTACAttggtacatttttatttataaagctatTTTAGGTATTTTGCCTTCTTAtatctgtttaaaatgtgttcataTGCAATGTACATATCATTTAAGATCTAGTGATGGACTACTTTGTAAGGTACCAAGAATGAGGTCCGAAGCAGGAAAGAGGAGACATGTATTACTACATGGCCCTTCGTCCTGGAATGAACTACAGTCTATAGACTGTAGAAGACTGTAGAAGGCTTAAGATTGGTGCGCTAATTTCCTtagctgattttaaaaaaagaatatctgACATTCTGACGGACGTatacttgtttttaattaatggtAGGTATAGCTACATTTAGtccttattttgtttgtttatatattttaaactcattgcatttttttctatgtaaatattttgtaaactttgtgtaaatctatattgtattttaatttacgtaatttattgttttttgcaacttatggttgaaaaattgtgttttatttgtgctaTACAGGACTCCCTTGTGTCTCAATGGGatctttcctgtttaaataaaggtttatatataTTCATGACTGACTGTTACTACTGCCAAATtattcacaaaacaaatatcCTTAGGCTTACATGCACGTAAGCAAGaactttcattcattcattttcttatGAATTTTGATTTTTGATGCTAACATACCGCCATCTTGCGGTTAAACGCTGAGGTACGAGAGCAGGAAACCAAAGGATGTAATATTAGAGAGCTCTTACGCTGACCGTACTTCCATGTACCACTGCGATTACTCTAAAAGGGATAAATTTACCGCTTATATTCATTAAAGTGCAGTGTTcagagagttttaaaaaaacaagcgTTGATGGTGTCTAGCGCGTCTTTACCTGACCAAGTATAGTTTTTCCACTTGTGTGTGATACGTTGCTTTTCAATTGACAATCTGTTGTCGTTCGGTGTCCTGGCAACCTGCCTTGCAACATTTGTCCACATGAAACGTCTTCGTGGAAAAAACTCCCTCTCCTTCTAACTTTAGGCCAGCATAACCCAACATTAATGTCACAGTTTATTGAAAGAAAAGGAACTGAAGTGCAGCCTGTTTAACGGGAAGTATTTAGCGTTATATTCGCTGGCGGCAACACACTACACAAACGGTTTGGCCTGGCAGGAGCAGGAAGGATGATTGAAAAGCTCAGTGTGACTTCCGATAGACTCCTGTCACACCGGCAGCTCGCATGTTGTCAGTCTTACTGTGGCATCCCACTGCATGGCAAGGATATGCTGATTTACAGCAATGTGGACATAGAACAGAAGGTTTGTTAACAACGTTTTGTTACTAGTGTGAAGAAAACAACTTTAATGCGTTAAGGTCTGCATGTGTTACATTGAAGGACTCAGAATAGCATACTATTTTTTGGCCcttgtgtgtattttgtatcTGAAAGTGCCCctaattacattattattttttatataggCAGTTGCCTATATGTTTTGTATGGATATGTCATGTGATGTCATATGTACATtagaatacaaaataaaaacaatttatttgcaCAAACAGATCATCATCTGTTAAGACAAAATAACATCTTAAAATGTTGTAAcgttaatgtaatttatttgtattttatatggTGTATTTTATTGGAGTCAAAAATGTGTGTCCACAGCCCCTGCTGCTAACTGGGCACCATGGTGAGATCAGTGCCGTGACTTTTGGAAAAGGAAGCGGACCTGttctcctctgctctgcctCTGCTGATTACATCATTGTCTGGGATATTGAACTGTGCCAGAGAAGAACACAGGAAGGTATGGGAATAgttatgtgtgcgtgtgtgtgtgtgtgcgcagtttGGTCTGTTGTCTTCAACACAAGCTTAATTCTATGTCCCCCCCAGTAAGAATACCTTTACTGTAACAATGATAAAAATGCTGTCATTGACATTTTCCTCATAACCCAGATTAAAATGACCTACCAGTTTAATTTATATTGTAGCTCATATTTGATGTATTGTACTGTGAGTATGATCATTTTATTGGGTGAAAATCTTTTCAGGCCTGTCATCTAGTGAAATAGATATGCCATGTCTATTATGCTCATGAACTTCTTTTgctttaaatataaacaaattgaTTTGTTTGCAGGTAAAATCGCAGCTGGAACGGTTATCGGGACTTTACTGGGTGAAGTCGTTTATCTTTCATTCTGTTTCTCTGATGAACGATTGGCTGCATGCTCAGGAGCAACTGTATATATTCTCAACTCAAAGGTACAAGATGTTGTACATTTCCCTTGGTGCACATAAACACTTGCTGAATAGCTACATTTGGGTTCATTATGTTACTTTATATTGCTAATATGGAttacaaatactgtacttaaatacTATACTTTGTTTTAGTCTTGTTTCTTTGGGATGGTTTAAAGGCATCACTTTAATTTTTTTAGTTTCATTGTTGTGTTTCCACATCAGAGACAAGAAGTGATCTCTACCCTGACTAGCCACCTCGGACCTTTAACATCAGCAGAGTTCTGTCCCTGGAATAAAGACATTCTTGTCACCACATCTGAGGACCGCACTTTTAAGGCATCTACTTAAGATTTAAATAATAGAGTCAAACATAAGCACACTTATTAGTTAGTGACAattgtgtatatttgtattcataacaaacataaaatattacacactgtaaTTCAGTTTGAATAACTATAAAGTACATTGCCCTGTCTTTTTTTAGGTGTGGGATTTAAAAACTGAAGCTGCTTGCTACCAGTCTTTTGTGCTTTCAGGTATGATATTACTATATAAAATCTTGTTGGAGCAAATTAATTTCCCTGATGACATTAACAGTCATGTATTTGAGCATGGTACATTCAGTAAAGCCCTGAACCCTCCcattaaatgtacacagtagAGGTGGTAGGCATTTTAAACTTTATGAGTAAGAAATGACAATTTTAAATGGTGTGTTTTGGATAGTGACTGTTGTGGAGGAATCAGAGCCTTGCAAAATAATGGTAATGATCATATTCACTGCCAACTTACTGTACCTAAAGCAAATGTATCAATTCTTTAGCCACTCCACTGCTTTGTGTGTTCTTCTTGGAGGAGAACAGACACCTTATCACCGGCTCAACTGATGGACAGGTTAGTGACTGAGGCACACAGTCCTTAACAGCTCATAatccccaccagaagctgaaaTTCCACAAGCTGTTTGACACActtgtatatatgtttggtttAGGTGTGGTGCTTTTCTCTCCCTGATGACAGCAAGTGTCACCTGGTGACCAAAATGGACCTTCAGAAGATGGAAAAAAGACATCAAATGCATAATGGGATTGGGAGCCGTCAAGCAGGTGATGTTACTGATctgtgaaacaaacaaagtgtgaCAGAGAATATCTGGCATTGTAGTGCAGGTTTTGTGGATGCTTTAAAGCAATCCTATACCTCATTTTCAGCTTCCTGACTGAAATAGAAAGTGATTTGAATGAATTACTTTAATACTACTTTTTTTGTCATATACCTCCAGAGGCTGCACAACAATCAGCTGTAGATAACGTGGAGACTTCAAAACCTGTCCTCAAAATGGCTTTCTGTAGCTCATGCACTGACACTAGCAATGAGCATGAAAAGTAAGTCATTTATCGTCATAGAATTCATAaacagtgttgttgtttatagTAGGTATGTGATTTCTGGGCCTAGTTAACATGAAACTCTTGACTGACCACTGGGCTAATGGCATTCCAGATAGGCTGTGTTTAGCCGGGATAATTAATTGGTGAAGTGATGCTGAAAGACACATCTTTGTAATTTTGTCTGACTTCTAGGAGCAATTTGGCAGTTATaagatggatgaatggatagaTAGAGTGGTGGGTTGTTCACGTCAGTCATTAGTCACAGGAAATCACAAGGTCCAAGGTGGACAGAGTGTCAGCATAGAGACCAGACTCACTCTCAAGTGCTCAAAGTTGATGGACCTTATAGTGTGACTTTACCATGAGGAacaactgttttatttaatttgtgacAATGAATCTTAATGACAAAGCAAGACACGATACTCTCAAGGGCTCAAATTTTGTTCTTATTTCCACACGGTAAAAATTGTGTGCGATCCaggaaaatattacaaaagCAATTCAAACACAGTTgtcatgaaaaaaacaataaatagcTGCACATGTCTGCCATTAACACTATATAGATGTCATACTGTCACAAAAGGCTGGAAAAAATGTCGCATCATGGGCTAATTGTTGCACATGTACATGCAGTCACAGGAAACTTCACATAGGAAACATTACAGATTCATAGCATAAACTGTTTCAGGCTGTTAAAACATTTGATGTTATGACAGGAAGCCGACACTTAAAAAGCACAGACATAACTCTGTGTATTTTGTGGAACACTGGAATGAAGTGGATGGTGATTCCTTATTGCTTGAAGCAAAGCACATGATCTCAGAGCTGTATCTACATCATCTTTACTCTTGAACATTACAGACATTTTAGTGTAAAATCTAGTCTTCATCAACTGCATGATTTTGACCTTAGCATTTGACATGACACAGTATATTTATCCAAAATACTGTGCAGGTCAGGTCCATTGCTATTGTGTGTTAACACCATTAGTGTGGATTTTAAATTTCAGTCTTTGTCTCCCCCCAGTGGAAGAAtcaaataaagaataaaacaatgaaCTCTGCTCTTTTtctataaacataaacaaataccTTCAGAACGATTTAAACGCATTGCAGTAATCATATAGAAGGTCCACACATAATGGCCTTAATAGTCTCCATCCTGTACAGAAGCACATGCTCAGCATGAAAATAACTATGCACTACAATGTAAAAATTGTCTAACAATATTATAATCTCAGAACAGGAAGTGGATAAAAAGGATCCATCGAACTCATTTTCCTCTCCTGTTAACTCGGTGTGGCAGTAGTTTCCATCTTGCAGGGTTTAGTCAACATGAAGTCAAAGGAAACTTGAATATGATGTCCTACGGTGCGCATGCCTTGCCACCCCTTCGCATCAGTATGTTTTCTTTAGTATGTGGTTACATTGTCTTTCCCCAAATGATCTTTTCCATACGTTTCTGTGTGGGTCCCTGCAGGGACAAGAGCTGGTTATGTATCGGAAGCTCTGATGGCCTGTATATAGTGGATCTGGCTGCCTCAGAACTCCTAACAGCACTATATTTCAAAGGTAGGTTGCTTTAGCATTGTTTAAGCTTTTAGCAAAATTTCTATAAGATAATTTttaagacacaaaaaaaaactctaaAGGAATGTGCTTTATCCCACGTCCTTTCTGCTTTGACATAGATTTGGGAATAGTAAAGTTCCCTTCAGGAGAATGACACAACCTCCTGCTGAAGGAAGTATGTCTCAGCAAAATAGGTTTCTTCTGTTACGCTGAGTAGCATGAGTGTGATGCCTcactggggtggtgatggcacagtggataagacgcatggcTTTGGtggggttcaactccccactgtgacccaccaatgtgtccctgagcgagacacttagtccctagttgttccagaggcgtgcgacctctgacataaatagcaattgtaagttgctttggataaaagcgtcagctaaatgtacataaaaatgTAGCATAAAAGTGGAAATCGTACCTTGCCCATGTGCAGTACAGCCTTCTGCTCAGTGTGTGCCAACAGTAGCTTGTCACCCAAATAAGTAGACCTGCGGATGCTGCTCTCCCTGAGTAGAGCTGTAGTAGTAATTTTACAAATACTCTGTGACCCTCTGAATGCCAGGTAGTTGTAAACTATGTCATGACACACaccttaaatatttttaaatggaatATCTGAGATACCCTCTAGGACCCTCAAATCAAGGAAAGAACAAATCCTGCTTTCACCTTTTGGTACCAGGAAATATGTCAAAGTTGTCTGGGCTATCCTCAGTCATGTAGCACTATTCTTCATCTAGCTATTTCCATAGTGAGACATCAAAAGAACTGTCTTGGTTATCTTGCATGATAATAGCTTACATGATAGTTGTATGCCACTATGTCACCTTTTAACTATACAAAATATTGCAAAAACCTTTTAATATTATGCAATAATAGCAACAACAGCTTCAATATGACCTTAGTGTCGAATTAACACCTTGTACAGTGTCAGCAAAAACTCATTGTAAACTCTACAAAGATAGgagttatatatttatatcttatCTAATGCTATGTATAGTACCATCTGTCAATTTCTTTGCATAATGCACAGCACCTATACATGTAAACTGGAATGTGAATGCAGCCAAACCCATAACTGATGTCCTTTCTTCTAGATTACCCCAAGCTGAGCATCACAATGGCCGGGTCGTGGTCAATCTCTCCAGCGTGGGATAACTCTGTGAGTAACTCCAATAGTATCTTGATAGACCAGAGTAAGAAATCTGTCCTTTCAACTGGACCTATATCATTCAGTTGGCCTATAATACAGTATGGTCTAAGGAATCTTGTACATTAATTTACCCCAATCAGATTTTTCTTGTGTTAACTGATCGTTTGAGTCAGACCACATGCTGAAGAGTGGGAGGGCCTGGCCGCTTTTGTCATTTCTAGTGAATGTTGTCAGTTCATGATGATAAAAGTCAtataaaaatgacacatttactTACTGAATTTAGTTTAAACAATCCCTTTCACTATAATATCAACCACTGAAACAAATCCTAAGTAACTGAATCTGTGTAgattcttttatattttgtttcctATTCCTAATTTTGACAGTTTTAAAGTGCTCCtgtactttggtgtttttgtaaTGCTGCAATTTCCATTTTGTGGTTTCACAATCCACTCTAGCATTAGATTTGACTGTGGTTTGCTTCCTGAAGGAAAGTGATATGTTTCTGTTCCTACAGAGAAACAAGTATGTGTTATAGCGCAGCGAAAAAGCATAAAACCCTGACTTACCTTTATTTTCAGGAACATTATTCATAAgggtattttcttttatttctgtttttagaaGGATTATGGACTAAAACAATTGTTttgatattaattaatacttgaATCCCTTGTCACACAGATGGTGTTTTTAGTGAGCTCTTTGTTCACTCCATGTGTGGCCCTTTTGGAGTTACGTCTGTGTGAACTAGGGAGGATCTGGGTTTGTGGTGAAGGCTTTTCAGTGTTCCCGAGGTAAACCTGCAGAGAATATTTGGTGATGCTACAGAATGTTGATCCCCTAGAGGAGTAGGAGTTGTCATTTAGTTGTTGCTCTCTTCAATATAGAGATCAAAGTAATAAATCAGAACCAGAGTAAAGTCTGTCTTACTCAGGAACACTTGGGCCCAACATTTAGCATGCAGGGGCTGGATCCCAGGTTTTCTTGTTTAAAGACTACCTAAATACAGTAGGATGTCTTACAGCTGCTTGCATCATAAATAatattctgttattttgtcatttgtttattcACTGGCAATAGTACATCCCATATTACAAAACAGTCAGAAGACataagtaaaagaaaacaactgctATTTTGTAGCTCATATAATCATTTGGTTCCAGCCTGGAACTGCTCTGCTCAGTGAATGAGTAAACTCagtgaacattttttttatatgtctAAGCTTTTAAATCTGCATGAGTTTTAATAAAGCTGCCTTTACTGGATGTACTCCTTAATCCAGAAAATCATACTTATTACTCTCACAATAACATTACTTTATTCAtgccaacatttttaaattgtccTCTGGGGAAGGAATTAAATACATTCAAGTATTACCTGTACCTCCATAAATGATTATTTAGCTAAATCCAGCGGTACCAATAAATAGTGATAATTTCATCAACgtaatgtgtttttgtactttaacaCATTTGCAATTTATGAGCAGAAGCATGATCACGTCAGCTTGTAAAAATTTGCAAAAACAGTGCAGTTGTAGACTTGTTGCTTTCTCCCAGACACTGGTCGCCTGACCTTGCCGGCTATAGGACATATGAGTGTGGTCTGCTTTTCAGCTGGCCTCCTGCCTGTTGCTCCTTCTGACTCTGACATTTCCATATTAACTTGGCCTATTATAACAGTTCTTGCCATCTAGGTTTTCATGACTCAACAATATCATGGTACTGAGAATTAGAAGGACTAGTAATCCATAATGGTGGAAAATGCTGTGCTCTTTCATTTCCAGTAACTCTTctcccctccccccaccccATTTCCCTCCCTCACTTGTTTTCAGTTCTCCTCTGCTGCCTGAATCTCCTCTGAATGTTGAGTTAAAGAAGAAGGAGCCCAACCATCCTAAAAAGAAAGGTCAGCAGCCCTGTCCTCATCACTCACCTCTCACTTACGCTCatgcacataaaataaaaaagtgagcTACTGCTGTTTGATGTTTCTGGGTTTTAAAAGTATGACCTACTTTATAGTTTGCTTCATGTCTGGCTCGTTGTCTGTTTTGCTTGGACACAGGCTATTCTCTTAAATTGTACTTATCGTAGGTTTAT is part of the Micropterus dolomieu isolate WLL.071019.BEF.003 ecotype Adirondacks linkage group LG15, ASM2129224v1, whole genome shotgun sequence genome and harbors:
- the wdr27 gene encoding WD repeat-containing protein 27; the encoded protein is MIEKLSVTSDRLLSHRQLACCQSYCGIPLHGKDMLIYSNVDIEQKPLLLTGHHGEISAVTFGKGSGPVLLCSASADYIIVWDIELCQRRTQEGKIAAGTVIGTLLGEVVYLSFCFSDERLAACSGATVYILNSKRQEVISTLTSHLGPLTSAEFCPWNKDILVTTSEDRTFKVWDLKTEAACYQSFVLSATPLLCVFFLEENRHLITGSTDGQVWCFSLPDDSKCHLVTKMDLQKMEKRHQMHNGIGSRQAEAAQQSAVDNVETSKPVLKMAFCSSCTDTSNEHEKDKSWLCIGSSDGLYIVDLAASELLTALYFKDYPKLSITMAGSWSISPAWDNSMVFLVSSLFTPCVALLELRLCELGRIWVCGEGFSVFPSSPLLPESPLNVELKKKEPNHPKKKGGIKEQPLVFHTNVKSSGYTTAPRTMFSPKTNIQKNPPSKKANRDKGLLLRDYPADSAAPTVPHIHLRTGKKPVYCLQFSGDGKQILCGLGDSSVLLYTSSLTGDPTAYTGHDKPVSSVSWSLNRQWWLSASEDQSLRVWTHGSPESAIIMGNSMFCKPIRGAQFYYLDKFLLLASGPSLRLYLYNVDVTRDNIKRYQQRSVVKLARCFSTATATDITALSAINDFFSYIVLVCGSDRSIQLFDMNKGTVASELPDAHSRVVHCITQNKGSIFSRQAPDSYNLFLTSAVTDGVKIWDLRTLRCVRRYENHLNRCHPCSSAISPCGRFIASGSEDNCAYVYDIRSSSYLYKLQKHSDTVLSVAFNPATPELLTGTLDGKLRQFQSSSGAPSVS